A window of the Candidatus Nitrosotalea okcheonensis genome harbors these coding sequences:
- a CDS encoding P-II family nitrogen regulator — MLKIEVVLPENEIKSISDALKKLSVGGITAYKGWGRGKTIAKEIHASKGTEVFTPEFGERFILEVIVPDEKKNNVIAAIRESSKFGKIFVTSISEAYDIQTPKKDEQVI, encoded by the coding sequence TTGCTAAAAATTGAAGTAGTACTCCCAGAAAATGAAATAAAATCAATTAGCGATGCACTAAAAAAACTGTCAGTTGGTGGAATAACTGCATACAAAGGATGGGGCAGAGGGAAAACAATTGCCAAAGAAATACACGCATCAAAAGGAACAGAGGTGTTCACTCCTGAATTTGGAGAGCGGTTTATCTTGGAAGTAATAGTGCCAGATGAAAAGAAAAATAATGTAATAGCAGCCATCCGGGAATCTTCTAAATTTGGAAAAATATTTGTCACCTCAATTTCAGAAGCATATGACATTCAAACTCCTAAAAAAGACGAGCAAGTCATCTGA
- a CDS encoding P-II family nitrogen regulator, with protein MIRIDAIVPQNDIRAISDALKKINVGGITIMKVRGRGKTAGPALHAAKGTETFIPEFSDKYIVTVIVEEKDEDEAVTIIRNNTKIGKIFMYKLSRAVDIDTGAENEKAI; from the coding sequence ATGATACGTATAGATGCAATTGTCCCACAAAATGATATCAGGGCTATCAGTGATGCATTAAAAAAAATAAATGTAGGCGGAATTACAATTATGAAAGTTCGTGGAAGGGGTAAAACAGCTGGGCCTGCACTGCATGCAGCAAAAGGCACTGAAACATTCATTCCAGAATTTTCAGACAAGTATATTGTAACTGTAATTGTAGAAGAGAAAGATGAGGATGAAGCGGTGACCATTATTCGCAATAATACAAAAATTGGCAAAATTTTCATGTACAAACTTTCACGTGCGGTGGATATTGATACTGGCGCAGAGAATGAAAAAGCAATTTAG
- a CDS encoding Hsp20/alpha crystallin family protein, giving the protein MSDFGSIIEKRMNSFFKDTVFNDFTHKEMIPLSHINEKHSSWIIEIDLPLVDKKNIEIILSADHLSINAKLTKTFCISRGNVVTEFNWLRKTIKIPSGIDMKQISAIFEDGILKITMPKLVQGRNIPIK; this is encoded by the coding sequence ATGAGCGATTTTGGATCAATTATAGAAAAACGGATGAATTCCTTTTTCAAAGACACTGTTTTTAATGATTTCACGCACAAAGAAATGATTCCGCTTTCACATATTAATGAAAAGCATTCTAGTTGGATCATAGAGATTGACCTGCCATTAGTGGATAAAAAAAATATTGAAATAATATTATCGGCTGACCACCTTTCCATAAACGCAAAACTAACCAAGACATTTTGTATCTCAAGGGGAAATGTAGTAACAGAGTTTAACTGGTTGAGAAAGACGATAAAGATTCCAAGTGGAATAGACATGAAACAAATTTCTGCAATATTTGAGGACGGTATTTTGAAGATCACAATGCCAAAACTAGTACAGGGTAGAAATATACCAATCAAATAA
- a CDS encoding proteasome assembly chaperone family protein, whose product MQKSKIKKVELAEDPVTLFLGIPGPGLIGTISMTYVIHTLKMDLVGEIDSSPSPIIFVDNCQMVSPIRIYKKDKMFAIVSDIPIDYDNSIGFTESVIDFSKKNHVDLIVFLSGIQVQERNVSNLKTYGLVTHEKLEKLLYDNGIPKFLSGVISGPDAIILSQLRNSSIPTIAFHTECNYFFPDPDAAMQTIKTISQIIKTEIDLVEFKKQVDYLRLQNRQLMEDTLNVLQTQKESSTTPPQIYK is encoded by the coding sequence ATGCAAAAATCCAAGATAAAGAAAGTAGAATTAGCAGAAGATCCAGTCACATTATTTCTTGGCATACCAGGACCTGGATTGATAGGAACCATATCCATGACATATGTTATTCATACACTAAAGATGGATCTGGTAGGAGAGATAGATAGTAGCCCTTCACCAATTATCTTTGTAGACAATTGTCAGATGGTGAGTCCTATCAGGATTTATAAAAAAGACAAGATGTTTGCAATTGTATCAGACATCCCAATAGACTATGATAATTCCATAGGCTTTACAGAATCAGTCATAGATTTTTCTAAAAAGAACCATGTTGACTTGATCGTATTTTTATCAGGCATTCAAGTTCAAGAAAGAAATGTGTCCAATCTTAAGACATATGGACTTGTGACACATGAAAAACTTGAAAAACTACTTTATGATAACGGGATACCAAAATTTCTTTCAGGCGTGATTAGTGGTCCCGATGCCATAATTCTTTCACAGTTGAGAAATTCATCCATACCAACCATTGCTTTTCATACCGAGTGTAATTATTTTTTTCCTGATCCTGATGCTGCTATGCAAACCATCAAAACAATATCTCAAATCATAAAGACGGAGATTGATCTGGTAGAATTTAAGAAACAGGTCGACTATTTACGATTACAAAACAGGCAACTCATGGAAGATACACTAAATGTTTTACAGACGCAAAAGGAATCATCGACTACTCCCCCCCAAATATACAAGTGA
- the thsB gene encoding thermosome subunit beta, with protein MASVQTTSEGIPILVLKEGSRQSRGRDAQRGNIAAAKLIAEIVSTSLGPRGMDKMLVDSVGDITITNDGATILKEIDVQHPAAKMMVEVAKATDSEVGDGTTSAVVLAGALLEKAENLIDNDIHPVIIADGYKKAAMKAISLLGEISQKVEPKNREILEKIAITTMQTKLISVEAADLAKLVVDAALSVVTQKADGYNVDLNNIKVEKKAGGSVLDSTLISGIVLDKEVVHSGMPRKVENAKIALIAAPLEIEKTEFEAKINISSPDQIKSFMEEEDSILKGMVERIKFSKANVLLCQKGIDDIAQHHLSKVGILAVRRIKESDMSKLAKATGGRIVGSVNDLTEKDLGESAIVEERTIENDNWVFIEGCKNPKAVTLLIRGGSQRVIDEVDRSLHDALMVVKDVIEKPMIVYGGGSPEAYVSYKLRLWAQTLSGREQLAVEKFAEALESIPLALARNAGMNPIDAITQLRSRQNAGEKWTGIDTINGQVGDLEKLQIIEPTKVKEQVIKSATETANMILRIDNVVASSKGGNMTPNMPPGQDT; from the coding sequence ATGGCATCAGTACAAACAACATCTGAAGGAATTCCTATCTTGGTGCTAAAAGAAGGATCTAGACAATCACGAGGCAGAGATGCACAAAGAGGTAATATTGCAGCTGCAAAACTCATTGCAGAGATTGTAAGTACAAGTCTTGGGCCGCGGGGAATGGACAAGATGTTGGTAGACTCGGTTGGTGATATTACCATAACAAATGATGGCGCGACCATACTAAAAGAAATTGATGTTCAACATCCTGCAGCAAAGATGATGGTTGAAGTGGCAAAGGCTACGGACAGTGAAGTTGGGGATGGCACGACATCTGCAGTGGTCTTGGCAGGAGCACTGCTTGAAAAAGCAGAAAACCTCATTGATAATGACATTCATCCTGTAATTATTGCAGACGGTTACAAAAAGGCAGCAATGAAAGCGATTTCATTGCTTGGGGAAATTTCACAAAAAGTTGAACCAAAAAATAGGGAAATCCTTGAAAAAATTGCGATAACTACAATGCAAACTAAATTGATATCGGTGGAAGCTGCTGATCTTGCAAAACTCGTGGTAGATGCAGCATTATCGGTTGTGACTCAAAAAGCAGATGGGTATAATGTTGATTTGAATAATATCAAAGTTGAAAAAAAGGCAGGCGGGTCAGTCTTGGATAGTACCTTGATATCTGGAATAGTTCTTGACAAGGAAGTAGTTCATAGTGGAATGCCAAGAAAAGTTGAGAATGCTAAGATAGCATTGATCGCAGCTCCACTTGAGATAGAAAAGACTGAATTTGAGGCCAAGATTAACATCTCAAGTCCAGATCAAATCAAGTCGTTTATGGAAGAAGAAGACAGTATTCTAAAGGGGATGGTGGAAAGGATAAAATTTTCTAAAGCCAATGTGTTGCTCTGCCAAAAAGGTATTGATGATATTGCTCAACATCACCTGTCCAAGGTTGGTATACTTGCAGTACGGAGGATAAAAGAAAGTGACATGTCAAAACTTGCAAAAGCCACTGGAGGCAGAATTGTTGGAAGTGTTAATGATTTGACTGAAAAGGATTTAGGAGAATCTGCAATAGTTGAGGAACGAACAATTGAAAATGATAACTGGGTCTTCATAGAAGGATGTAAGAATCCAAAAGCAGTTACATTGTTGATACGTGGTGGTTCGCAAAGAGTGATAGATGAAGTCGATAGGTCCTTGCATGATGCATTAATGGTTGTAAAAGACGTCATAGAAAAACCGATGATTGTGTATGGTGGAGGCTCTCCTGAGGCATATGTTTCATACAAGCTTAGGTTGTGGGCTCAAACCTTGTCTGGACGAGAACAATTAGCTGTTGAAAAATTCGCCGAGGCACTGGAGTCCATACCTCTGGCTCTTGCACGAAATGCTGGAATGAATCCAATCGATGCAATAACACAATTGCGTTCAAGACAAAACGCAGGAGAGAAATGGACAGGAATTGATACAATCAATGGACAAGTTGGTGATCTGGAAAAATTACAGATTATCGAGCCTACCAAAGTAAAAGAACAAGTAATAAAATCTGCAACCGAAACTGCCAATATGATTTTACGCATAGATAATGTTGTGGCATCATCAAAGGGCGGCAATATGACGCCTAATATGCCTCCTGGCCAAGATACTTGA
- the htpX gene encoding zinc metalloprotease HtpX, translating to MQRDFQLTLRMAISFFALTMIYLAFLSFIAIYFGLGILPIAMIAGLMIGAQWYFSDRIVLWSTGTKITSKEEYPVLHQIIENLTQKANIPKPRVGIMASDVPNAFATGKGPKKSVIVVSTGILRILDKDELEGVLSHEITHIRNRDVTIITLASLFSTIAWYLMQSSMFSTMWGGYGYGGRQQGGNTFVVIIVAGIVWFLSFLTIRAISRYREFAADRGGAYLTGKPMNLSRALMKISGEVKTAPIPQLKKMEGMNAFFIIPAISGETIARFFSTHPPVTERVKRLMRIEQELRNQDEFGI from the coding sequence ATGCAACGGGATTTTCAATTAACTTTGAGGATGGCTATTAGCTTTTTTGCCCTAACTATGATCTACCTAGCATTTTTGAGTTTCATTGCAATTTATTTTGGATTAGGCATTCTCCCAATTGCAATGATTGCAGGACTGATGATCGGTGCACAATGGTATTTTTCTGACAGAATAGTTCTATGGAGTACAGGAACCAAGATCACATCCAAAGAAGAATACCCAGTATTGCACCAAATAATAGAAAACCTGACTCAAAAAGCAAACATTCCAAAACCCAGAGTAGGAATCATGGCAAGTGACGTTCCAAATGCATTTGCAACTGGAAAGGGTCCCAAGAAATCAGTAATAGTAGTGAGTACCGGAATACTAAGAATTCTAGACAAAGACGAGCTTGAGGGCGTATTATCACATGAAATTACCCACATTAGAAATAGGGATGTTACAATCATTACACTTGCCAGTTTATTTTCCACAATTGCATGGTATTTGATGCAGTCTTCCATGTTTAGTACAATGTGGGGAGGATACGGATATGGTGGAAGGCAACAAGGTGGAAATACATTTGTTGTCATCATAGTTGCAGGAATTGTTTGGTTCCTAAGTTTTTTGACAATCCGGGCAATATCTAGATACAGGGAATTTGCAGCAGACAGAGGAGGGGCATATCTCACAGGCAAACCAATGAACCTATCCCGTGCACTAATGAAGATAAGTGGGGAAGTAAAGACTGCGCCTATTCCGCAACTCAAAAAGATGGAAGGCATGAATGCATTTTTTATCATACCTGCAATATCAGGTGAGACTATCGCACGATTCTTTTCCACACATCCTCCAGTTACAGAACGTGTAAAGCGCTTGATGCGAATTGAACAAGAACTTCGCAACCAAGACGAATTTGGAATCTAG
- a CDS encoding SDR family NAD(P)-dependent oxidoreductase has product MRLKDKIAIVTGSSSDIGLEISKKFVDEGASVVMLGRDMAKLEKARKSIKDYQLRTVAIPCDITKESQVIQTVNQITDHYGKIDILVNNAGTITDPIHFHEMTDEDCNSLVDTNLFGTFRITKSVIIKMLENKNGGSIINIGSISAERAIPKVHLTVYCTTKAAINMFTKGLAVEYARRNIRCNCVNPGIVNAGMMKSYLDYPEARKVLEDRQPINRIGEPSDIANAVAYLASDEAKWISGAILNVDGGKSASEG; this is encoded by the coding sequence ATGAGATTAAAGGATAAAATAGCAATTGTTACAGGTTCATCAAGCGACATAGGATTAGAGATTTCCAAGAAATTTGTCGATGAGGGGGCAAGCGTAGTCATGTTGGGAAGAGACATGGCGAAGTTAGAAAAGGCGCGAAAGAGCATCAAAGATTACCAGTTACGAACTGTTGCAATCCCATGCGACATAACAAAAGAATCTCAAGTCATTCAAACAGTAAATCAGATAACAGATCATTATGGAAAAATTGATATTTTAGTAAACAATGCAGGAACAATCACTGATCCAATACATTTTCATGAGATGACTGATGAAGACTGTAATTCTCTAGTGGACACAAACTTGTTTGGTACATTCAGAATAACAAAGTCAGTCATAATCAAGATGCTTGAAAATAAAAATGGTGGATCTATAATCAATATTGGCTCTATTTCCGCAGAAAGAGCAATACCAAAGGTTCACCTAACAGTATATTGCACAACAAAAGCCGCTATCAACATGTTCACCAAGGGACTTGCAGTAGAATACGCACGACGAAATATTCGCTGCAATTGTGTCAATCCCGGAATAGTCAATGCAGGAATGATGAAATCCTATCTTGATTACCCAGAAGCACGAAAGGTCTTAGAAGATAGACAGCCCATAAACAGAATTGGAGAACCGTCAGATATTGCAAATGCTGTAGCATATCTTGCATCAGACGAGGCAAAATGGATTTCTGGCGCCATACTTAATGTGGACGGCGGAAAATCTGCATCAGAAGGATAA
- a CDS encoding universal stress protein yields the protein MDKSYRNILVPYDGSMYSQKALKMAIEMAKSFDSFIYLVNVVDVSTVNPPGQILSKGKRKTLEQIKNSIMISTESHLKEIGINYKNSGIVIKSVVLEGDVTRELLKFIQDNDIDLTIIGSKGRSGISKVLTLGSTSRKISELAKCPVIIMH from the coding sequence GTGGACAAGTCATATAGAAACATCCTGGTCCCATATGACGGTTCTATGTATTCTCAGAAAGCATTGAAGATGGCAATTGAAATGGCAAAGTCATTTGATTCTTTCATATATCTTGTAAATGTCGTAGATGTGAGTACAGTAAACCCACCCGGGCAGATCCTCTCGAAAGGAAAAAGGAAAACATTGGAACAGATAAAAAACTCAATCATGATATCTACAGAATCACACCTAAAAGAAATTGGAATAAACTACAAGAACTCTGGTATAGTCATCAAAAGTGTTGTTCTAGAAGGGGATGTAACTAGAGAATTATTGAAATTCATACAAGATAATGATATAGATTTGACCATTATTGGCAGTAAAGGGCGTTCAGGAATTTCAAAGGTGTTGACATTAGGAAGCACGAGTAGAAAAATTTCTGAATTGGCAAAATGCCCAGTAATAATCATGCATTAA
- a CDS encoding phosphoribosyltransferase — protein sequence MMFKNRTDAAQRLASKLEWLKKENPVILAIPRGGVITGDVIAKTLGLSLDVVVSRKIGAPHNPELAIGAVIHDGSFFPNSNLINALGISQSYLDEQIANNVREVRQRLVKFRGRTDYDLKGKTVIIVDDGIATGATVFVALEWIKKQRPKRVIVAIPVGPQDTINRLRQIAEVVVLHDPAVFGAVGEFYDSFDQVEDYQVFEIMRSYGFKLENTK from the coding sequence ATGATGTTTAAAAATAGGACTGATGCAGCTCAAAGACTTGCCAGTAAACTAGAATGGCTAAAAAAAGAAAATCCTGTGATTTTGGCAATTCCTAGAGGCGGTGTAATAACAGGCGATGTAATTGCAAAGACACTTGGACTCTCACTTGATGTAGTTGTCTCACGAAAAATAGGTGCACCTCACAATCCGGAACTTGCTATAGGTGCAGTAATACATGATGGTAGTTTTTTTCCAAACTCTAATCTGATAAACGCGCTGGGAATTTCGCAGAGTTATCTTGACGAACAAATTGCCAATAATGTCAGAGAGGTACGACAAAGACTGGTGAAATTTCGGGGTAGGACAGACTATGATCTAAAAGGTAAAACCGTCATAATTGTTGATGATGGTATTGCGACTGGTGCAACAGTTTTTGTTGCATTGGAATGGATCAAAAAACAGAGACCAAAGAGAGTCATAGTTGCAATTCCTGTAGGGCCTCAAGATACTATCAATAGGTTACGTCAAATAGCAGAAGTTGTAGTGCTACATGATCCGGCTGTCTTTGGTGCAGTAGGGGAATTTTATGATTCATTTGATCAGGTTGAAGATTATCAAGTATTTGAAATAATGAGAAGTTACGGGTTTAAACTAGAAAACACCAAATGA
- a CDS encoding heavy metal translocating P-type ATPase, whose product MEQLRKITWFTRHYPVPILALLGLIVGGALQATNEPQAGKIIWLITLILGGIPVVWQTMHEILHKHFVADIVAMLAIIVSIILNDSFPGMIIVLMQSGGKALEDYAYRRASSSLDNLLSHAPRIAHRKIDHDLEEIQVSQINIGDTLVIKSGDVIPVDGEILSMVSRIDESSLTGEPLPKTKTNGDQVFSGTVNIGDVFDIKATRKSEESQYSKIVNLVKKAQHEKAPIQRMADKYAIWFTPITLVASISGWLVTNNFETILAVLVVATPCSLIFATPVAIISGINRAAKSGIIVKTGAAMEHVAKTQVAVFDKTGTITHGTPAVERILSFDVISSEDILLKAASLEQLSSHPIASMIVQKGKEKFGKLLIPENFREISGAGVEGRVGEDHIMIGSPSIFANVGEGIFNNTNVMTDKIKSKGRMVAFVAFNGRLSGAIMFGDEIRPDVKTMIQQLKIRGVKKTVLLTGDIKNNAKNIAEQSGIIDYEANLIPEEKVVAVKKLRQEFENVTMIGDGINDAPALAASTVGIAMGAKGTAISAEAADIVFLVDRVSKIIDVIDISKRTIKVAKQSILVGLGGSFFFMAIAMLGHLPPAIGAILQEVLDVSVILNALRAR is encoded by the coding sequence ATGGAACAGTTAAGGAAAATCACGTGGTTTACAAGACATTATCCGGTCCCAATCTTGGCCCTCCTAGGGCTGATCGTAGGAGGGGCATTACAGGCAACCAATGAACCGCAGGCTGGAAAAATTATCTGGTTGATTACTCTAATTCTAGGGGGAATTCCAGTAGTTTGGCAAACTATGCATGAAATTTTACATAAACATTTTGTGGCAGACATTGTGGCAATGCTTGCAATCATTGTCTCAATCATACTCAATGACTCATTTCCAGGTATGATAATTGTATTAATGCAGTCAGGTGGGAAAGCATTAGAAGATTATGCATATAGAAGAGCATCATCATCACTTGACAACCTTTTATCACACGCACCAAGAATTGCACATAGAAAGATTGACCATGATCTTGAGGAAATCCAAGTATCTCAAATTAACATAGGCGATACACTAGTCATCAAGTCAGGAGATGTAATTCCAGTTGATGGGGAGATACTTAGTATGGTATCCCGTATTGATGAATCATCACTTACTGGTGAACCATTACCAAAAACGAAAACTAATGGAGATCAGGTGTTTAGTGGAACAGTAAATATTGGCGATGTGTTCGATATCAAAGCTACAAGAAAAAGTGAAGAAAGCCAATATTCAAAAATTGTCAACCTTGTGAAAAAAGCACAGCATGAAAAAGCTCCGATTCAGAGGATGGCAGACAAATATGCCATTTGGTTTACTCCCATCACACTTGTGGCAAGCATATCAGGGTGGTTGGTTACAAATAATTTTGAGACAATATTAGCTGTCTTAGTGGTAGCAACTCCTTGCTCACTTATCTTTGCCACTCCTGTTGCAATCATCAGTGGAATAAACCGAGCTGCCAAGTCTGGAATAATAGTAAAAACAGGAGCAGCTATGGAACATGTTGCAAAGACCCAAGTTGCAGTTTTTGATAAAACAGGAACCATAACACATGGTACACCAGCTGTTGAAAGAATATTATCTTTTGACGTGATTTCAAGCGAAGACATATTGTTAAAGGCAGCGAGCTTGGAACAGCTATCTTCTCATCCCATTGCATCCATGATAGTCCAAAAAGGCAAAGAAAAATTTGGTAAACTACTCATACCAGAAAATTTTCGTGAAATATCAGGTGCTGGAGTAGAGGGAAGAGTAGGAGAGGACCATATAATGATAGGATCTCCGAGCATATTTGCAAATGTGGGAGAAGGTATTTTCAACAACACCAATGTCATGACAGATAAGATAAAATCAAAAGGACGCATGGTTGCATTCGTGGCATTTAATGGAAGACTGTCAGGTGCAATCATGTTTGGTGATGAGATACGACCTGATGTAAAAACCATGATCCAGCAATTAAAAATCAGAGGAGTAAAGAAAACGGTTTTGCTTACAGGAGATATCAAAAATAATGCTAAGAATATTGCGGAGCAATCTGGCATAATCGATTATGAGGCAAATCTTATCCCAGAAGAAAAAGTTGTTGCAGTAAAGAAACTGCGACAAGAGTTTGAAAATGTTACAATGATAGGAGATGGCATCAATGACGCACCAGCTTTAGCGGCATCAACCGTAGGAATAGCTATGGGAGCAAAAGGGACTGCCATCTCAGCAGAGGCTGCAGACATTGTATTTCTGGTAGACAGAGTCTCAAAGATAATAGATGTGATAGACATAAGCAAAAGGACCATCAAAGTTGCAAAGCAGAGTATTCTAGTTGGTCTAGGCGGCAGTTTTTTCTTTATGGCAATAGCTATGTTAGGACACCTTCCACCAGCCATTGGCGCCATACTTCAAGAAGTTTTGGATGTCAGCGTCATACTAAACGCATTACGTGCAAGATAG
- a CDS encoding ornithine cyclodeaminase, which produces MTKKFSHDIEVKGHLIDSMILTKIFDVIMDLKGEFQVQEFKVGKHKKDESYAKLSIHGQSQGHLDKILEAVYREGATSRIQQEISLKKAQKNMVMPDDFYSTTNNHTEIFYSGKWIRVENMMMDKCIIVKKNRAFCTPIRDIKKGDMIIVGEKGIRVTPPERPREGVNLFQFMSSGSSSERPTQHIARKVAEDIYKIKKQGGKIVLVGGPAIVHTGASDSISLLIKLGFINAVLAGNALAVHDIEYSTLGTSLGMNVQDGTLAVRGHRNHMQAINAVFKAGSIRTMVEKKVLKKGIMFECVKNKVPFVLAGSLRDDGPLPDVITDMTIAQRKYKEIVKDAKLVIMVSTMLHSIATGNMLPADVKVIVVDISQPTVTKLMDRGTWQALGIVTDVGAFLPLVTQEIQRLLKQHV; this is translated from the coding sequence ATGACAAAGAAGTTTTCTCATGACATAGAGGTCAAGGGGCATCTCATTGATTCCATGATATTGACAAAGATTTTTGATGTAATAATGGACTTGAAGGGCGAATTTCAGGTTCAAGAGTTCAAGGTAGGAAAGCATAAAAAAGATGAGAGTTACGCAAAGCTTTCAATTCATGGTCAGTCCCAGGGACATCTGGATAAGATTCTAGAGGCGGTGTACCGGGAAGGTGCGACCTCAAGGATCCAACAAGAAATTTCATTAAAAAAAGCGCAAAAAAACATGGTAATGCCAGATGATTTTTACAGTACGACCAATAACCATACTGAAATTTTCTACAGTGGAAAATGGATTCGCGTAGAAAACATGATGATGGACAAATGTATCATAGTAAAAAAAAATAGGGCATTCTGCACTCCAATTCGTGACATCAAAAAAGGTGACATGATAATTGTTGGTGAAAAAGGAATACGTGTCACACCTCCTGAAAGACCGAGAGAAGGAGTCAACCTGTTTCAATTCATGAGTAGTGGAAGTTCAAGTGAAAGACCGACACAGCACATTGCAAGAAAAGTTGCAGAGGACATTTACAAGATAAAGAAACAAGGAGGAAAAATTGTTCTTGTGGGAGGACCTGCAATTGTACATACAGGGGCATCGGATTCAATTTCATTATTGATAAAACTTGGATTCATCAATGCGGTTCTTGCAGGAAATGCACTTGCTGTTCATGACATAGAATACTCTACTCTTGGTACATCACTTGGAATGAATGTCCAAGATGGCACACTTGCAGTAAGAGGTCACAGAAATCACATGCAAGCAATAAATGCAGTCTTCAAAGCAGGATCAATTCGCACCATGGTAGAAAAGAAAGTGTTGAAAAAAGGAATAATGTTTGAATGTGTGAAAAATAAAGTGCCTTTTGTACTTGCAGGTTCATTAAGAGATGATGGTCCATTACCAGATGTCATTACAGATATGACAATAGCACAGCGTAAATACAAAGAAATTGTCAAAGATGCAAAACTTGTCATCATGGTTTCAACAATGCTTCACTCGATTGCTACAGGAAATATGTTACCAGCTGATGTGAAGGTAATTGTAGTAGACATCAGCCAGCCAACCGTAACAAAACTCATGGACAGAGGAACATGGCAAGCACTCGGAATAGTAACTGATGTAGGAGCATTTTTGCCCCTAGTTACGCAAGAGATTCAAAGATTGTTAAAACAGCACGTGTAG
- a CDS encoding HD domain-containing protein produces MLFDFFYLASELKRIPRSGWKSKVGIEHPESIADHSYGTAVIAMVLSDMHNLDTGKILKMALLHDLAESITGDFMPEEISKENKKVVEDDAMKEILAKLPENIAHQYNNIWHEYMRANTKEATLLHEIDKFEMAIQAMKYSSEGFSNEKLGTFIESAKKEVKSKELMDILDALSYK; encoded by the coding sequence ATGTTGTTTGATTTTTTTTATCTTGCATCAGAGCTCAAAAGAATACCGCGTAGTGGATGGAAAAGCAAGGTAGGCATAGAACATCCAGAATCCATAGCAGATCATTCTTACGGAACAGCAGTCATAGCCATGGTCTTGTCAGACATGCACAATCTTGACACTGGAAAGATTCTCAAAATGGCGCTTCTTCATGATTTGGCAGAATCTATCACCGGCGATTTTATGCCAGAAGAAATTTCAAAGGAAAACAAGAAAGTTGTTGAAGATGACGCGATGAAAGAGATTCTTGCAAAACTACCAGAAAATATAGCACATCAGTACAACAACATATGGCACGAATACATGCGAGCAAATACAAAGGAAGCAACTCTATTGCATGAGATTGACAAGTTTGAAATGGCCATTCAAGCCATGAAATATTCTTCAGAAGGTTTTTCAAATGAAAAACTCGGTACATTTATCGAGTCTGCAAAAAAAGAGGTCAAGTCAAAAGAACTCATGGACATACTAGACGCACTATCATATAAATAA
- a CDS encoding cob(I)yrinic acid a,c-diamide adenosyltransferase, which produces MKIYTKTGDDGTTGLIGNKRVKKSSPRIESYGVVDELNASIGIILSSKLQKDIRVLLTKIQNDLFVVGADLANPDLKNNSNRVTSEMVSYLEKKIDRLEEKLSLITYFILPGGNLIASQIHLARTICRRAETNMVHLSESEDLNNTCLIYMNRLSDLLFVIARTINKRKKISDIAWKK; this is translated from the coding sequence GTGAAAATTTACACAAAAACAGGTGATGATGGAACCACCGGTCTAATTGGCAACAAGCGCGTAAAAAAATCAAGCCCTAGAATTGAATCTTATGGCGTGGTGGATGAACTAAATGCGTCTATTGGTATAATTTTGTCGTCAAAACTGCAAAAAGACATTCGTGTTCTGCTGACAAAAATTCAAAATGATCTTTTTGTAGTAGGTGCAGACCTCGCAAATCCAGACTTGAAAAATAATTCAAACCGAGTTACGTCTGAAATGGTGTCTTATCTGGAAAAAAAGATAGACCGCCTTGAAGAAAAACTGTCTCTCATAACATATTTTATTTTGCCTGGTGGAAATTTGATTGCCTCGCAAATTCATCTAGCAAGAACGATCTGTAGAAGAGCAGAGACAAACATGGTACACCTGTCAGAATCTGAGGATCTAAACAATACATGCTTGATATACATGAATAGATTATCTGATCTTCTTTTTGTAATAGCGCGAACAATAAACAAAAGAAAAAAAATTTCCGATATTGCTTGGAAAAAGTAA